One Streptomyces lincolnensis genomic region harbors:
- a CDS encoding DUF4245 domain-containing protein → MAGSNGKQKSVRNMVLSLGVTILAAGVVYLFVPHDDSAPDLPKVDYRVELLTARRAASYPVAAPADLPAGWKATSVRFDGQEFDVWHLGFHTSDGQYVQVEQSTQKPSAFIDEATQGGEESTTTRRIDGRTWTRYTGGRYDALVLEEKGSTTVVAGTASLAQLEEMAGALKTA, encoded by the coding sequence CGGTCCGCAACATGGTCCTCTCGCTGGGGGTGACCATCCTCGCGGCGGGAGTCGTCTATCTCTTCGTCCCGCATGACGACTCCGCCCCGGACCTCCCGAAGGTCGACTACCGCGTCGAGCTGCTGACGGCCCGGCGCGCGGCCTCCTACCCGGTGGCGGCGCCCGCGGACCTGCCCGCCGGCTGGAAGGCGACCTCCGTGCGCTTCGACGGCCAGGAGTTCGACGTCTGGCATCTGGGCTTCCACACCTCCGACGGTCAGTACGTGCAGGTCGAGCAGTCGACTCAGAAGCCGTCGGCGTTCATCGACGAGGCCACCCAGGGCGGCGAGGAGTCGACGACCACCCGCCGCATCGACGGCCGGACCTGGACGCGCTACACCGGCGGCCGCTACGACGCCCTGGTCCTTGAGGAGAAGGGCTCGACCACCGTGGTGGCGGGCACGGCCTCGCTCGCGCAGCTGGAGGAGATGGCCGGGGCGCTCAAGACGGCCTGA
- a CDS encoding malonic semialdehyde reductase, giving the protein MSLVLDPAAQDLLFREARTANTFTDEPVTDEQVQAIYDLVKFGPTAFNQSPLRITLVRSAEARERLVQHMAEGNQPKTATAPLVAILSADNEFHEELPELFPHFPQAKDLFFSERPAREGAAGLNAALQAAYFIIGVRAAGLAAGPMTGLDFAGVQKEFLDGDHTPLMVVNIGKPGEDAWFPRSPRLTYDEVVTTV; this is encoded by the coding sequence ATGTCTCTCGTTCTCGACCCCGCCGCTCAGGACCTGCTGTTCCGCGAGGCCCGCACCGCCAACACCTTCACCGACGAGCCGGTGACCGACGAGCAGGTGCAGGCGATCTACGACCTGGTCAAGTTCGGTCCGACCGCCTTCAACCAGAGCCCGCTGCGCATCACCCTGGTCCGCTCCGCCGAGGCCCGCGAGCGCCTGGTCCAGCACATGGCCGAGGGCAACCAGCCGAAGACCGCCACCGCCCCGCTGGTCGCGATCCTCTCCGCGGACAACGAGTTCCACGAGGAACTGCCGGAGCTCTTCCCGCACTTCCCGCAGGCCAAGGACCTCTTCTTCAGCGAGCGTCCGGCCCGCGAAGGCGCCGCCGGGCTGAACGCCGCCCTCCAGGCCGCGTACTTCATCATCGGCGTCCGCGCCGCCGGCCTCGCCGCCGGCCCGATGACCGGCCTCGACTTCGCCGGCGTCCAGAAGGAGTTCCTGGACGGCGACCACACCCCCCTGATGGTGGTCAACATCGGCAAGCCGGGCGAGGACGCCTGGTTCCCGCGCTCCCCGCGTCTGACCTACGACGAGGTCGTCACCACGGTCTGA
- a CDS encoding exodeoxyribonuclease VII small subunit translates to MTSKVEETAAVTEALGYEQARDELIEVVRRLEAGGTTLEESLALWERGEELAKVCRRWLDGARARLDAALAEDSGDGDGSGEEPSE, encoded by the coding sequence ATGACCAGCAAGGTGGAGGAGACGGCGGCCGTGACCGAGGCGCTCGGGTACGAGCAGGCGCGGGACGAGCTGATCGAGGTCGTACGGCGGCTGGAGGCGGGCGGTACGACGCTGGAGGAGTCCCTCGCGCTCTGGGAGCGGGGCGAGGAGCTGGCCAAGGTGTGCCGTCGGTGGCTGGACGGGGCGCGGGCCCGGCTGGACGCGGCGCTCGCCGAGGATTCCGGGGACGGGGACGGCTCCGGCGAGGAGCCCTCCGAGTAG
- the xseA gene encoding exodeoxyribonuclease VII large subunit, with product MALNTSAETPLPVGEVSRLIGGWIDRLGAVWVEGQITQLSRRPGAGVVFLTLRDPSYDISVSVTCYRQVFDAVADVVSEGARVVVQAKPEWYAPRGQLSLRAAEIRPVGMGELLARLERLKKSLAAEGLFAPERKKPLPFLPQLVGLVCGRASAAERDVLENARHRWPAVRFEVRNVAVQGVHAVPQVVQAVKELDALDDVDVIIVARGGGSVEDLLPFSDEQLVRTVAECRTPVVSAIGHEPDNPLLDHVADLRASTPTDAAKKVVPDVGEEYERVRLLRDRARRCVMAFVDREERGLAHALARPSIEDPHRMIDERADHVASLLDRGRRTVGHLLDRADSELTHTHARVVALSPAATLKRGYAVLQRSDGHVVRDPGEVTGDEVLRARVAEGEFVVRVES from the coding sequence ATGGCTCTCAACACGTCCGCGGAAACGCCCCTGCCGGTCGGCGAGGTGTCGCGGCTCATCGGCGGGTGGATCGATCGGCTCGGTGCCGTGTGGGTCGAGGGGCAGATCACCCAGTTGTCGCGCCGGCCGGGCGCGGGGGTCGTGTTCCTGACACTGCGTGATCCGTCGTACGACATCTCGGTGAGCGTCACCTGTTATCGGCAGGTGTTCGACGCGGTCGCCGATGTGGTGAGCGAGGGCGCCCGGGTGGTCGTCCAGGCGAAGCCCGAGTGGTACGCGCCGCGGGGGCAGTTGTCGCTGCGGGCCGCCGAGATAAGGCCCGTGGGGATGGGCGAACTGCTCGCGCGGCTGGAGCGGTTGAAGAAGTCGCTGGCCGCGGAGGGGCTGTTCGCGCCCGAGCGGAAGAAGCCGTTGCCGTTTCTGCCGCAGCTCGTGGGGCTGGTGTGCGGGCGGGCCTCGGCGGCCGAGCGGGACGTCCTGGAGAACGCCCGGCACCGCTGGCCGGCCGTCCGCTTCGAGGTGCGCAATGTCGCCGTCCAGGGTGTGCACGCCGTGCCGCAGGTCGTGCAGGCCGTCAAGGAGCTCGACGCGCTCGACGACGTCGACGTGATCATCGTCGCCCGCGGCGGCGGCAGCGTGGAGGACCTGCTGCCGTTCTCCGACGAGCAGCTGGTGCGGACCGTCGCCGAGTGCCGTACACCGGTCGTGTCCGCCATCGGGCACGAGCCGGACAACCCGCTGCTGGACCACGTCGCCGACCTGCGGGCCTCCACCCCCACCGACGCCGCCAAGAAGGTCGTACCGGATGTCGGGGAGGAGTACGAGCGGGTGCGGTTGCTGCGGGACCGGGCGCGGCGGTGTGTCATGGCGTTCGTCGACCGGGAGGAGCGCGGGCTCGCCCACGCGCTGGCGCGGCCGTCGATAGAGGATCCGCACCGGATGATCGACGAGCGGGCCGACCACGTGGCCTCCCTGCTCGACCGCGGCCGGCGCACCGTCGGGCATCTCCTCGACCGCGCCGACTCGGAGCTGACGCACACCCACGCGCGCGTGGTGGCCCTCTCCCCCGCCGCGACCCTGAAGCGGGGGTACGCCGTCCTCCAGAGGTCCGACGGGCATGTCGTGCGCGATCCCGGCGAGGTGACCGGGGACGAGGTGCTGCGGGCGCGGGTGGCCGAGGGCGAGTTCGTCGTCCGGGTCGAGTCGTAG
- a CDS encoding APC family permease encodes MSQADTAERTAHEGEGLRRSLGFRDLVVYGLLFIAPMAPVGVYGTLDAKSHGAVALVYVVATVAMAFTAFSYAQMVRVVPQAGSVFAYARVALGREAGFVAGWMALLDYLLIPAVAYLFSGIAMNALVPEVSRWVWTALAVVVTTVLNLWGVRVAARVGFLVLALEIVVLLVFVVSAAVVLARDGAQRGWLSPLSGDGSQGAFALSAVIGAVSIAVLSYLGFDAIASFAEEVTGGSRKVARAVLFCLALAGVLFIAQTYLVALLEPLSSARLAADPGRQGSAFYDAVDASVGTWLHDLVAVSKAIGAAFAALAGQAAAGRLLFAMGRDRRLPRALSKTDSGVPRIALLCAAVITLVAAVWAARRDDGMDHLVSVVDIGALTAFTLLHASVVTWFAVRRRGGPVSWWRHVLVPVAGAVITIAVIVEASGAAQVVGAVWFAVGVVVLVAQRGRGPADG; translated from the coding sequence ATGTCCCAGGCGGATACGGCGGAACGTACGGCCCACGAGGGAGAGGGCCTGCGACGGAGCCTCGGCTTCCGTGACCTGGTCGTCTACGGGCTGCTGTTCATCGCGCCGATGGCTCCCGTCGGCGTGTACGGCACCCTGGACGCGAAGTCCCACGGAGCGGTCGCGCTCGTCTATGTCGTCGCCACCGTCGCGATGGCGTTCACCGCTTTCAGCTACGCGCAGATGGTGCGGGTGGTCCCCCAGGCTGGGTCGGTGTTCGCCTACGCGCGCGTGGCGCTCGGCCGGGAGGCCGGGTTCGTCGCCGGGTGGATGGCACTGCTGGACTACCTCCTCATCCCGGCGGTGGCGTACCTGTTCTCCGGGATCGCGATGAACGCGCTCGTCCCGGAGGTCTCGCGGTGGGTGTGGACGGCGCTGGCGGTCGTCGTCACGACCGTGCTGAACCTGTGGGGCGTACGGGTCGCGGCCCGCGTGGGCTTTCTGGTGCTGGCGCTGGAGATCGTGGTCCTGCTGGTGTTCGTGGTCTCCGCGGCGGTCGTCCTCGCGCGGGACGGGGCGCAGCGGGGGTGGCTGTCGCCGCTGTCCGGGGACGGCTCGCAGGGGGCGTTCGCGCTGTCGGCGGTGATCGGCGCGGTGTCGATCGCGGTCCTGTCCTACCTCGGCTTCGACGCGATCGCCTCCTTCGCCGAGGAGGTCACCGGCGGCTCGCGGAAGGTGGCGCGGGCGGTGCTGTTCTGTCTCGCCCTCGCGGGCGTGCTGTTCATCGCGCAGACCTACCTCGTGGCGCTCCTGGAGCCGCTGTCCTCGGCACGGCTCGCGGCCGATCCCGGCCGTCAGGGTTCCGCGTTCTACGACGCCGTGGACGCCTCGGTCGGAACGTGGCTGCACGATCTGGTGGCCGTGAGCAAGGCCATCGGGGCGGCTTTCGCGGCACTGGCCGGCCAGGCGGCCGCGGGACGGCTGCTGTTCGCGATGGGCCGCGACCGGCGGCTGCCGCGGGCCCTGTCGAAGACGGATTCCGGGGTACCGAGGATCGCCCTGCTGTGCGCGGCCGTCATCACCCTGGTCGCGGCCGTCTGGGCGGCCCGCCGGGACGACGGCATGGACCACCTGGTGTCGGTCGTCGACATCGGCGCCCTCACGGCCTTCACCCTCCTGCACGCGAGCGTGGTGACCTGGTTCGCGGTACGGCGCCGAGGCGGCCCGGTCAGCTGGTGGCGGCACGTGCTCGTCCCGGTGGCGGGCGCGGTGATCACGATCGCCGTGATCGTGGAGGCGTCGGGGGCGGCGCAAGTGGTCGGGGCGGTGTGGTTCGCGGTCGGGGTGGTGGTGCTGGTGGCACAGCGGGGGCGCGGACCGGCCGACGGGTAG
- a CDS encoding 4-hydroxy-3-methylbut-2-enyl diphosphate reductase: MGRMTASPGRRVLLAAPRGYCAGVDRAVIAVEKALEQYGAPVYVRHEIVHNKYVVQTLEKKGAIFVERTEEVPPGNIVMFSAHGVAPVVHEEAARGQLATIDATCPLVTKVHKEAVRFANEDYDILLIGHEGHEEVIGTSGEAPDHIQLVDGPEDVAKVEVRDPSKIVWLSQTTLSVDETMETVDALKEKFPQLISPPSDDICYATQNRQLAVKQMGAEAELVIVVGSRNSSNSVRLVEVAKLAGAREAYLVDFASEIGEAWLEGVTTVGVTSGASVPEVLVEEVLEWLSERGYGDVELVKAAEESITFSLPKELRRDLREEAAALIAERTNPTGA; encoded by the coding sequence ATGGGACGCATGACTGCTTCGCCTGGCCGCCGTGTCCTGCTCGCCGCCCCCCGGGGCTACTGCGCGGGTGTGGACCGCGCCGTGATCGCCGTCGAGAAAGCCCTGGAGCAGTACGGCGCTCCGGTGTACGTCCGGCACGAGATCGTCCACAACAAGTACGTCGTGCAGACCCTGGAGAAGAAGGGCGCCATCTTCGTCGAACGGACGGAGGAGGTCCCCCCGGGCAACATCGTCATGTTCTCCGCGCACGGCGTCGCCCCCGTCGTCCACGAGGAGGCCGCGCGCGGGCAGCTCGCCACCATCGACGCGACCTGCCCCCTGGTCACCAAGGTCCACAAGGAAGCCGTCCGCTTTGCCAACGAGGACTACGACATCCTCCTGATCGGGCACGAGGGCCACGAAGAGGTCATCGGCACCTCCGGCGAGGCGCCCGACCACATCCAGCTCGTCGACGGCCCCGAGGACGTCGCCAAGGTCGAGGTCCGCGACCCGTCGAAGATCGTCTGGCTCTCCCAGACCACGCTGAGCGTGGACGAGACGATGGAGACCGTCGACGCGCTCAAGGAGAAGTTCCCGCAGCTGATCTCGCCGCCCAGCGACGACATCTGCTACGCCACGCAGAACCGTCAGCTCGCGGTGAAGCAGATGGGCGCCGAGGCCGAGCTCGTCATCGTGGTCGGCTCCCGCAACTCCTCCAACTCCGTGCGGCTCGTCGAGGTCGCCAAGCTGGCCGGCGCCCGCGAGGCCTACCTCGTGGACTTCGCCAGTGAGATCGGCGAGGCCTGGCTGGAGGGCGTCACGACCGTCGGCGTCACCTCCGGCGCCTCCGTGCCCGAGGTGCTGGTCGAGGAGGTCCTGGAGTGGCTGTCCGAGCGCGGCTACGGGGACGTCGAACTGGTCAAGGCGGCCGAGGAGTCCATCACCTTCTCGCTGCCGAAGGAGCTGCGCCGTGACCTGCGCGAGGAGGCGGCGGCGCTGATCGCGGAGCGCACGAACCCCACGGGGGCGTGA
- the ppgK gene encoding polyphosphate--glucose phosphotransferase, with protein sequence MQIFGVDIGGSGIKGAPVDLDKGDLAEERFKVLTPHPATPDGVADGVRQVVEHYGWTGPVGLTFPGVVTGGATIRTAANVDKSWIDTDARALFSDRLGGLPVTVVNDADAAGVAEMNFGAGRDRKGTVILLTFGTGIGSAVFVDGVLVPNTELGHLELHGHDAEKRASSKAKEDEELTWEHWAHRVQKYLAHVEMLFSPELFIIGGGVSRKSQKFLHHIEGIQAELVPAQLLNNAGIVGAAMRAANHA encoded by the coding sequence ATGCAGATCTTCGGCGTGGACATCGGTGGATCCGGGATCAAGGGCGCCCCAGTGGACCTGGACAAGGGCGACCTGGCGGAGGAGCGCTTCAAGGTGCTCACTCCGCACCCGGCGACGCCCGACGGGGTGGCGGACGGCGTCAGGCAGGTCGTCGAGCACTACGGCTGGACCGGCCCGGTCGGACTCACCTTCCCGGGCGTCGTCACCGGCGGCGCCACCATCCGCACCGCGGCCAATGTCGACAAGAGCTGGATCGACACCGACGCGCGCGCGTTGTTCAGCGACCGCCTGGGCGGCCTGCCGGTGACGGTGGTCAACGACGCGGACGCGGCGGGCGTCGCCGAGATGAACTTCGGCGCCGGCCGGGACCGCAAGGGCACCGTCATCCTGCTGACCTTCGGCACCGGCATCGGCAGCGCGGTCTTCGTCGACGGCGTCCTCGTCCCCAACACCGAGCTGGGCCACCTGGAACTGCACGGCCACGACGCGGAGAAGCGCGCCTCCAGCAAGGCCAAGGAGGACGAGGAACTGACCTGGGAGCACTGGGCCCACCGAGTCCAGAAGTACCTCGCCCACGTCGAGATGCTGTTCTCGCCCGAGCTGTTCATCATCGGCGGCGGCGTCAGCCGCAAGTCGCAGAAGTTCCTGCACCACATCGAGGGCATCCAGGCCGAGCTCGTCCCGGCGCAGCTCCTGAACAACGCGGGGATCGTGGGAGCGGCGATGCGCGCGGCGAACCACGCCTGA
- a CDS encoding DUF6542 domain-containing protein → MEQHRTRPPQYGTRRDAPSPLPPQAARAASARPQRPARPGRTGAPPRGDAPQRRPSPVRPSGPPLLQAVRRMPNPRLTGLGGGLFCGALMFLLGCVDALLFGSSLTVYGVLFVPVCALTALWIRRGDLLTAPIIVPIAFTVGLFPVADNTGGVSGRLMGLFTALATQAGWLYGGTLVAGLIATVRKLHLMARRAVAARNRPTA, encoded by the coding sequence GTGGAGCAACACAGGACGCGACCCCCGCAGTACGGAACGCGACGCGATGCGCCGTCGCCCCTGCCGCCGCAGGCGGCTCGGGCCGCGAGCGCCCGTCCGCAGCGGCCGGCGCGACCCGGCAGAACCGGTGCGCCGCCCCGCGGCGACGCGCCCCAGCGCCGTCCCTCGCCGGTACGGCCCTCCGGCCCGCCCCTGCTCCAGGCCGTACGGCGGATGCCCAACCCCCGGCTCACCGGGCTCGGCGGCGGGCTGTTCTGCGGGGCGCTGATGTTCCTGCTCGGCTGTGTGGACGCGCTGCTGTTCGGCTCGTCGCTGACGGTGTACGGCGTGCTGTTCGTCCCGGTGTGCGCGCTGACCGCGCTCTGGATCCGCCGGGGCGACCTGCTGACCGCCCCCATCATCGTGCCCATCGCCTTCACCGTGGGCCTGTTCCCCGTGGCCGACAACACCGGCGGGGTGAGCGGCCGCCTGATGGGCCTGTTCACCGCCCTGGCGACCCAGGCGGGCTGGCTCTACGGCGGAACACTCGTCGCCGGGCTCATCGCGACCGTACGGAAGCTCCACCTGATGGCCCGCCGGGCCGTCGCCGCCAGGAACCGCCCGACCGCGTGA
- the ychF gene encoding redox-regulated ATPase YchF: protein MSLTIGIVGLPNVGKSTLFNALTKNDVLAANYPFATIEPNVGVVGVPDARLTKLAEIFSSQRILPATVDFVDIAGIVRGASEGEGLGNKFLANIRESDAICQVIRAFKDENVVHVDGKVSPKDDIETINTELILADLQTIEKVLPRLQKESRIKKDIAPKVAAVEAAKEILDGGQTLFAAGIKQDSDQEALLHDLHLLTVKPFLYVFNVDEDELTDEAFKAEQRALVAPAEAIFLNAKLEADLAELDEEEALELLQSVGVEEAGLARLAHVGFNTLGLQTYLTAGPKESRAWTIKKGATAPEAAGVIHTDFQKGFIKAEVISFADLVETGSVAEARAKGKARMEGKDYVMQDGDVVEFRFNV from the coding sequence GTGTCGCTCACGATCGGAATCGTCGGTCTGCCGAATGTCGGCAAGTCGACCCTGTTCAACGCCCTGACCAAGAACGACGTGCTGGCGGCCAACTACCCGTTCGCCACGATCGAGCCGAACGTCGGTGTCGTCGGCGTCCCGGACGCGCGCCTGACCAAACTGGCCGAGATCTTCTCCTCCCAGCGGATCCTTCCCGCGACCGTGGACTTCGTCGACATCGCGGGCATCGTGCGCGGCGCGTCCGAGGGCGAGGGCCTGGGCAACAAGTTCCTCGCGAACATCCGTGAGTCCGACGCGATCTGCCAGGTCATCCGTGCCTTCAAGGACGAGAACGTCGTCCACGTCGACGGCAAGGTCTCGCCGAAGGACGACATCGAGACGATCAACACCGAGCTGATCCTCGCCGACCTCCAGACCATCGAGAAGGTCCTGCCGCGCCTCCAGAAGGAGTCGCGCATCAAGAAGGACATCGCCCCCAAGGTGGCGGCGGTCGAGGCGGCCAAGGAGATCCTGGACGGCGGCCAGACCCTCTTCGCCGCCGGCATCAAGCAGGACTCCGACCAGGAGGCCCTCCTCCACGACCTGCACCTGCTCACCGTCAAGCCGTTCCTGTACGTCTTCAACGTCGACGAGGACGAGCTGACCGACGAGGCCTTCAAGGCCGAGCAGCGCGCCCTGGTCGCCCCGGCCGAGGCGATCTTCCTCAACGCCAAGCTGGAGGCGGACCTCGCCGAGCTCGACGAGGAGGAAGCCCTGGAGCTCCTCCAGTCGGTCGGCGTCGAGGAGGCCGGCCTCGCCCGCCTCGCCCACGTCGGCTTCAACACCCTCGGCCTCCAGACCTACCTCACGGCAGGCCCCAAGGAATCCCGCGCCTGGACCATCAAGAAGGGCGCCACCGCCCCCGAGGCCGCCGGTGTCATCCACACCGACTTCCAGAAGGGCTTCATCAAGGCCGAGGTCATCTCCTTCGCCGACCTCGTCGAAACGGGCTCGGTCGCCGAGGCCCGCGCCAAGGGCAAGGCGCGGATGGAGGGCAAGGACTACGTGATGCAGGACGGGGATGTGGTCGAGTTCAGGTTCAACGTCTAG
- a CDS encoding ATP-binding protein — protein sequence MVDFVGRRQELATLERELQKVAAGVGGERPGRCVMLRGRRRVGKSRLVERFAERSGAPFLFYAATGASPRDDLARLARDAQASTLPLAGLVAAARPESWDAAFDVLAAALPADRVSVLVIDEVPYLMDTDGAFEGMLQRAWDRVLETKPVLLVLIGSDLSMMEALNSYGRPFHQRGREMVLGPLNPAEVGRMLGLDPAEAFDAALVTGGLPLICAEWPRGVGLWDFLGEALSDPVSALLVSAERSLAAEFPPQAQARTVLAAIGSGERTFTNIARAAGGIGATPLQRALGLLTDKRIVAAELPVSLRPSKDRRYRVADPYLRFWLHLLGPSMEEIERGRGDLTLARIRENWTSWRGRAVEPLVREALARILPDDRLPAAPAVGGHWTRTNDVEIDIVGADRAPIAKELLFVGSIKWLEQSPFDGHDLAALHRHRAALTDEPVPVVAVSRSGVDCPGLDATYGPGDLLAAWPL from the coding sequence GTGGTGGATTTTGTGGGCCGTCGCCAGGAGCTGGCGACGCTGGAACGAGAGCTGCAGAAGGTGGCGGCAGGGGTTGGTGGGGAGCGGCCCGGTCGGTGCGTGATGTTGCGTGGGCGGCGCCGGGTGGGCAAGTCGCGACTGGTCGAGCGGTTCGCGGAGCGCTCCGGAGCCCCGTTCTTGTTCTATGCGGCGACCGGTGCGTCCCCCAGGGATGATCTGGCACGGCTGGCCCGGGACGCCCAGGCGTCGACGCTGCCGTTGGCGGGGCTGGTGGCCGCCGCGCGGCCGGAGAGCTGGGACGCCGCGTTCGATGTGCTGGCCGCGGCGCTGCCCGCCGACCGAGTGAGTGTGCTGGTCATCGACGAAGTGCCGTACCTGATGGATACCGATGGCGCCTTTGAGGGGATGCTGCAACGGGCCTGGGATCGGGTGCTGGAGACCAAGCCGGTGCTGCTGGTCCTCATCGGCTCCGATCTGTCGATGATGGAGGCACTGAACAGCTACGGACGACCCTTCCATCAGCGCGGCCGGGAGATGGTGCTGGGACCGCTGAACCCCGCCGAGGTGGGGCGGATGCTCGGGCTGGATCCGGCGGAAGCCTTCGACGCCGCGCTGGTCACCGGCGGGCTGCCGCTGATCTGCGCGGAGTGGCCGCGGGGCGTAGGGCTGTGGGACTTCCTCGGTGAGGCGCTGAGTGACCCGGTCTCGGCCCTGCTGGTGTCGGCCGAGCGTTCGCTGGCTGCCGAATTTCCCCCGCAGGCTCAGGCGCGTACGGTGCTGGCGGCCATCGGCAGTGGTGAGCGGACCTTCACCAACATCGCTCGTGCAGCCGGCGGAATCGGGGCCACGCCGCTGCAGCGAGCGCTGGGGCTGCTCACCGACAAGCGGATCGTCGCCGCGGAGCTGCCCGTATCGCTGCGTCCGTCGAAGGATCGCCGCTACCGGGTGGCAGATCCCTACCTGCGGTTCTGGCTGCACCTGCTCGGCCCCTCCATGGAGGAGATCGAGCGGGGGCGGGGCGATCTGACCTTGGCGCGGATCCGGGAGAACTGGACCAGCTGGCGCGGCCGGGCCGTCGAGCCCCTTGTCCGCGAGGCCCTGGCGCGGATACTGCCGGACGACCGGCTTCCCGCGGCCCCCGCGGTGGGCGGCCACTGGACCCGTACCAACGACGTCGAGATCGATATCGTCGGGGCGGACCGCGCCCCCATTGCCAAGGAGCTGCTCTTCGTCGGCTCCATCAAGTGGCTGGAGCAGTCGCCCTTCGACGGGCACGACTTGGCCGCTCTCCATCGGCACCGGGCCGCCCTCACCGACGAACCTGTTCCCGTCGTGGCGGTTTCGCGCAGTGGAGTCGACTGTCCGGGGCTTGACGCCACCTACGGTCCCGGCGACTTGCTGGCCGCCTGGCCTCTGTGA
- a CDS encoding methyltransferase gives MPNASTDPRTRSLEPLRELYYAHYRFQYLSAACQFGLFELLGREPGLTRAEIAVRLEIEEQPARILLLGCTSAGLLRKEDDRYFNSPVSEPLAGKLDDVPAAFVPWEQHINYRPMAWFYESLKAYSNVGLQREIPGDSPTLYGRLALDSQQETVFHNMMGSVSRLVAEELVEHLDLSGYTHLLDIGGGTAVNATHLARRWPHLRITIADLPTVAERANEKIASLGLSDRVRAIGLDVFEDEFPQGCDAVLFGHFLEIWSIERNKGLIAKAARAVEPGAGIFVVTPEAHDDDTGPDVAAALSAYFLTVASGEGMVYTCREYEEWFSEVGFEPSGRLSVGIGDAVITGTKR, from the coding sequence ATGCCCAATGCTTCGACCGACCCGCGGACCCGTTCCCTCGAACCGCTGCGTGAGCTCTACTACGCCCACTACCGGTTCCAGTACCTGAGCGCGGCCTGCCAGTTCGGGCTCTTCGAGCTGCTCGGCCGTGAGCCCGGCCTCACCCGGGCGGAGATAGCCGTCCGGCTGGAGATCGAGGAGCAGCCGGCCCGTATCCTGCTCCTCGGCTGCACCAGCGCAGGTCTGCTGCGCAAGGAGGACGACCGCTACTTCAACTCGCCGGTCTCCGAGCCGCTGGCCGGCAAGCTGGACGATGTGCCCGCGGCGTTCGTGCCGTGGGAGCAGCACATCAACTACCGGCCCATGGCCTGGTTCTACGAGTCGCTGAAGGCGTACTCCAATGTCGGTCTGCAGCGCGAGATCCCCGGCGACTCTCCGACGCTGTACGGGCGGCTCGCTCTCGACTCGCAGCAGGAGACCGTCTTCCACAACATGATGGGCTCCGTGAGCCGGCTGGTGGCCGAGGAACTGGTGGAGCACCTGGACCTGTCGGGGTACACGCACCTGCTCGACATCGGCGGCGGCACCGCCGTGAACGCGACGCACCTGGCGCGCCGTTGGCCCCACCTGCGCATCACCATCGCGGACCTGCCCACCGTCGCGGAGCGGGCGAACGAGAAGATCGCCTCTCTCGGTCTGAGCGACCGGGTCCGCGCGATCGGCCTGGACGTGTTCGAGGACGAGTTCCCGCAGGGCTGCGATGCCGTGCTCTTCGGGCACTTCCTGGAGATCTGGTCCATCGAGCGGAACAAGGGGCTGATCGCGAAGGCCGCCCGTGCCGTCGAGCCCGGTGCCGGCATCTTCGTGGTCACGCCGGAGGCGCACGACGACGACACCGGTCCGGATGTGGCCGCGGCCCTGTCCGCGTACTTCCTGACCGTCGCCTCCGGCGAGGGCATGGTCTACACGTGCCGCGAGTACGAGGAGTGGTTCTCCGAGGTCGGCTTCGAGCCGTCCGGACGGCTCTCCGTCGGCATCGGTGACGCGGTCATCACCGGTACCAAGCGCTGA